The segment CGCCATACGTTCCCGTTCACGCTCCACCACAATGCGCGTAGCCACGCTTTGTACCCGGCCCGCCGACAAACGCGGAGCAATCTTACGCCACAGCACCGGCGACAATTCAAAACCGTAGAGACGATCCAACAAGCGACGGGTCTCCTGCGCATCAACCAGACCCTGGTCGATTTCACGCGTATTATCTAACGCTTCAGTGATGGCCTTTTTAGTAATTTCATGAAAAACCATGCGATGCACCGGCACCTTGGGTTTCAACAAACTCAACAAATGCCAAGCGATAGCTTCTCCCTCGCGATCCTCATCAGTAGCCAGAAAGAGTTGATCAGCGCCTTTCAACAACTTGCGCAACTTGGCGATCTGTTGCTTCTTGTCGGGGCTCACCACATACAAAGGCTCAAAATCGTTTTCAACATCAATGCCGAGTTTGGCCCACTTAAAATGTTTATGTGATTCCGGCACATCGGCCGCCCGCATAGGGAGATCACGCACATGGCCAATCGAAGACTCCACCTGGAAGCCTTTACCTAAATACCCGGCAATAGTTTTTGCCTTAGCCGGGGACTCAACAATTACGAGAGCGTAAGACATTTAAATACCTGCATTTTCTGATACTGACACATGCTCACTTATTGGTTTAGCGCCACGCAAAATAAATGCTCCCAACAAAGCCGCCAACAACGAAGCCACCAAAATGCCGATCTTCGCCTCGTCTTGCAATACCGGGTCAGAAAAAGCCAGCCCAGTAATAAACAACGACACCGTGAAACCAATCCCCGCCATGGCCGCTACCCCCACCACGTGGCGAGAAGAAGCCCCGCTAGGAAGACTGCATAAACCAAAGCGAACGGCCAACAAGGTAAACACCGACACGCCAATAATTTTTCCGGCCACCAAACCCAACGAAACACCCAAAGTTATTCCTGACGATGCGGCAGTCGTAATGGAGTCCACGCTCAAAACAATGCCCGCATTAGCTAAAGCAAAAAGCGGCAAAATAACGAACCCCGTTAACGGGTGCAGCAAATTTTCTAAACGTTCGGCGACTGGCACCGTTTCGCTTATTTCAAAAGCCATGCGGCGCAACGATTGGGCATCCACATCGGCTACTTCTGAGAGTTGAAAAGTTTCCGATTGTTGATCTTCTTTAATTAACGGTTTAGCAGGAGCCAAAAGCCCCATAACCACCCCAGCAATGGTGGCATGAACACCGGATTCAAAAACGGCGTACCACATCACCGTGCCCAACACGGCATAAATGGGGGTGTACCAAACCCGGGCCTTGGTTAACAAACGCACCACCACCGCCACCGCAAAAGCGAGCAATAGCCAATCGGCGGCCAACTTTTCGGTATAAAAGATAGCAATGACCAAAATGGCCCCAATGTCATCAACAATGGCCAGCGTCAACAAAAAGATTTTTAACGATGTTGGGATACGCGGACCCAATAAGGAGAGCACCCCCACGGCGAAAGCAATATCAGTAGCCATCGGAATACCCCACCCAGCCGAAGCATCACCAGAACTGTTCAAAGCAAAGTAAATAAGCGCCGGTACCACCATCCCGCCCAAAGCAGCGGCGGCAGGTAACAAGGCGGCACGGAACTCTCTGAGTTCTCCCATCACCAACTCGCGTTTAATTTCCAAACCCACCACAAAGAAAAAAATCACCATCAAGACATCGTTTACAAACTGGCCGAGAGTTAGTGGATGCCCCAGATGCTCCAAGGTTAAAAGATCACCCAAAGCCAAATGGATCTCGGTGTTCCACAAATCCGTGTAACTACTCGACCAAGGAGAATTAGCCCACACCATGGCTATCACGGTGGCCACAATAAGCAGCACGCCACCAGCGGCCTCAATGCCTAAGAACCGCTGCATAGGACGGCCCACTCTTCGAGCCAGCCGATTATCGCTCCCTAACCAGGTCAGGGATGAAGGTGTAGTTTTTCCAGCCATTTTGTCTTTTTCGTAGAGTGGAGAGCGCAGGAGACCGTA is part of the Acidimicrobiia bacterium genome and harbors:
- the nhaA gene encoding Na+/H+ antiporter NhaA — translated: MAGKTTPSSLTWLGSDNRLARRVGRPMQRFLGIEAAGGVLLIVATVIAMVWANSPWSSSYTDLWNTEIHLALGDLLTLEHLGHPLTLGQFVNDVLMVIFFFVVGLEIKRELVMGELREFRAALLPAAAALGGMVVPALIYFALNSSGDASAGWGIPMATDIAFAVGVLSLLGPRIPTSLKIFLLTLAIVDDIGAILVIAIFYTEKLAADWLLLAFAVAVVVRLLTKARVWYTPIYAVLGTVMWYAVFESGVHATIAGVVMGLLAPAKPLIKEDQQSETFQLSEVADVDAQSLRRMAFEISETVPVAERLENLLHPLTGFVILPLFALANAGIVLSVDSITTAASSGITLGVSLGLVAGKIIGVSVFTLLAVRFGLCSLPSGASSRHVVGVAAMAGIGFTVSLFITGLAFSDPVLQDEAKIGILVASLLAALLGAFILRGAKPISEHVSVSENAGI